The sequence agggacatggcctggtgctggcgtggatcatagagtctctggtggactaagtggtcattgctttcatggactctgtgccgtgatctggtgttgactgtcttagggtcgccctcatgactatgccggtcccttgcctcccgtcccctaggtgTGCTaccataatgttagcctgccggggtttttccttgttgcacacctttttctctgcccctcctctcctgcctctctgttctacatcaatgccatttttatcatccactaaccactgttttctgtttacttcctacccctgctccgggctcctgtccggagctgtagcccaagcgtctcatcccgttttccagtcttgctacctcgctgccctgcccatcaaagccaactgcgttccaagaactggacatcctaggagacattcttataatcactctgctgttaactactattgtctgtcaatcgtaaatgtcttaaagtacattgcataacttgtctctaactctatctgcccagtgccggccagaagcagatgggccccccctctgagcctggttctgctcaaggtttcttcctgatagggagtttttccttgccactgttgccttaggcttgctctcagggggtctcaggcctgggaacaatgtaaagctgctttgtgacaacttgcgttgtaaaaagcgctatacaaataaaaatgaattgaattgaattgaatagaaTTGCTCTGTTgcattgtgtttaatgtttgaTTAGTTGCTATGTAGACAGTGCCTTTCATGTGCCTCCCTATGTTAGCATTTCCactattttccaggagtctttTGACTGCACTTCCCCAAGGTCAGAGAATAAATTtccctctgaatatttttcCCTATGGAAAATCCGCTATGCTActtgtaaagtgctttgagacGATCTAAATTGTAAAAATCTTCTATAACAAATAGACATGACATGACAGTGTACATCAGTAAACAGATATAAAATAGCAGACACtgacaatatgtaaaattaaaGGGTCAAACCTTTGTTGTGTCATCTGTTAACTatttctctgtccctcagagTTCAGCCAATCAATTACGCAACCCTAGCCCTGCAAGATACTATCTCAAGGGATGTACAAGTGCAGTTCAAGTGACCCTGAGAAATCACATAAGAATGATGTTCTCTATGTACAGGTATAGCTTGACAAACCCCTCACTCAGCACTGTACATGAAGAGAAACAACATCACACAGCTTGACATATATGGAATGCCAGTGATTACTAGAAAGTTCGGTTTTTTAATTTAAGTCTGGCCTGATGAAGTATCCGCATTTTAAGTATTATGTATTTGCTAAATGATacaatgtaacattgatgtCAGATGATTAAAACCTTAAACATACTGTTGACATGAATGGCATTATGGAGTGAAGCATTCAAAAGGTGTGTACTTGTGACAAAATTAACCCTTAGCTCCTCATGCTAGATGAGAAATTTAAGCAACAAAAGGTGTACTAAAATTAGATGGTGTAATGTTGTTTTTGCAACGTCATCAGGAGTCACTACCGTAGCAAAATCCAACATGCTAAGGAAAGGATCTTGCTATCTTGTCAGAATATGCTACTCCTTGCCTACCTTGCTTGTAGCATTAGTATTTTATGCACCTGGACACAAATGAGTTCAGAGTTACTGCGAATGGGCTACTGAATTGCAATAGAACCTATAAAATTGACAGATGTCCcaatactttttcattttgtaaagtGGTCTTTGGAAATTTCACAGATGccgtttttcttttctcataaAACATTGGCTTTGTACACTATCATACACCCAGTGCTGCTACCACAGTCTTCTGTGATATAGGCAAgtgtctgatttttttgtactgttATCTGTCCTAGTCAttaagctagctagccagctaccgcACATCCATTTTATAAGGCTAATGCAGATGATGTTTGTTGACAAATCAAATTTGGGTAGCTACATTGTTGAGCAAGTAAACTTTTGTACTGAAACATAGTGAGCTAGTTAGCTATGGCTTTCTACAGAGTTATATTTTCCCTTTGGTTGCAActaataactgaaaaatatcaaaCTAATCTTGAAAGAAGAATGACAATCATAGGGTCATAGCTAGTTACCTACAATCATAAATGGTCAAATTTGCAGTTCAAATGGTCAAATTTGCATCACTGATCTATTTACATCACTGCACCTGAGTAGCATACTCAATGGAAGCTCCTAATGTAGCATCATATACCGTTTTGTGACTAATTCCTATTCCCCCATAGAGTGCTGTGTTATGTCTCTACTACAGCAGTAGTTTCACGATAttactgtgtgttgtgttttgcgACAATACCGTGTGTTTATGAGTGGATGACATTCTTCCAGGCAGTGTGGTTTTTTGAAATGAGTGGAAGTAAACAGCATTACTACCGTAAGTGTCTGTACTTCTGTGTTTGattacacacacaacatgctgTCCATTTGTTAAGTTTTCAGTTGGGTGGGTGTGCTTTTTTACACTCAAATATTTACAGTCCTTGATCAAAAATGTTATTGGTTTTGTGATGAATTGTAAATCTGTAACACCAGATGCTTGTTGCACAGTGATGGACCATTCCCTATGACCTGGAACAAATTTGATACCTGAAAtcaaagtgtttcattttccaaaagagGAAGTACAGCAGGGATGTGTAACATTACTGACAGTTCTACAAACTAATTTATTGGGGAGCTACATTCATGACCGTCATGTGAGACATGAAACTTACAATGACTGGGTTGGATTGAATTCAGCTGAACTGTGTTTCACCTGTTTAGTTgcccacaaccacacacaaaatttGTGACCGACGGAGAATTCAGCCTGGAGCAAGTTACCATCCCTCACATCACATaccaaaactgtaaatgtaacgggtggtctctcttgcgttgtgtttttttttaatgtgatgttacgtgggtcggcgagcgagcgagtttcgaaccgaggttcttactgctcgctgccaaccccttaaagccagcgtcgttgccagttgagctaaaggcaaattgccgttagcctgtcggcgacaacgctacttaaccaggtctcagagggagtgacgtagccgctgcaaccactcggctacctgctacccgctacctaaggctttacgcaggactcacacgagctaatcacttcagctccgctacataAACAGTTCATGACCTTTATGTAACTGAGTCTGGTGAATGGTATTATGGTCGTATTAAGTCAAAACTCCTCTGAGTCCTTTAAAGTTTGAGAATGGAGCAAATTACTGTAATCTATCAAAGTAAAATGCCTCAAGGCATGATGCACATGTAGATATTGTATGCATGTAAGTTAAAGACAAAAAGGCATTTTATGTcgtttaaataaaaacaaataacacagcTAACTAGGTAACTTCTTTTTCTACAAATTCATTTGTGCATTAATGGCAcaatttttgaaatatgagtCCAGGTCCTGGCTATGTTGCTCCAGCATTTTCTGTTCTCAAGGCATAGCTTCCGGTAGCTCAGAAGGCAGCTCTCTGTCTTGTGGCCAGCTGATGATCTCCTTACATTGTAATCAAGCAACAGAGTGTACTTGCAGGGTTGTGTAACTACAAATGTCCCCTTCCTCATTACGTATTTAACATTAACAGTGTTAACACATTAATGGTCTTAACTAAATTGACATCATGAACAACAGtttatgtagctagctagcagtgaCATATTAGAATACCTAAATGTAACTTCTGGGTGGGAaactgcagaaatgcagaatCGTAGTTGCAGAATCATATGGCTATCAATAGCATAGGAGCCTAGTTTACAGtgtattttcttcatttgttccttccttccttccccccctcccagagGAGTGTGTAACTGGAAGGGGATGGCAAGTTACACACTGGGCTATTACTTGAAGTAAATTTGCTAGCTAAATCTTCTGGAAGTAAATTTTGTTGGATGATTTTGTACAGTAGATCTGGTTGTGATGAATTTagattaaatttaaatttctcAGTTTTTATATGTGTTGTGTCTCCTTTGTTGTGACTTCAATGGTCTTAAGGTGTATATACTtgtcattagctagctagctagtgaattAGGGATTGAAAATTGGTGCAGTGGAAGTTAACTTAGTGTAAGttgcacatgtgcatatgcaatgttgttgttttggtcAATGAAAATGTCTATAGGACAAGCCCATTCTGAGCGGCTGTTCAACTGAGAGCAAGGTAAAGAAGCTAACAGATATActgaaaacaaagctttttGATGGCACCCTACTGGGGAAACATGACTTTGGTGAATCGTATGTCATATCAACAAAGTATGTTAGTCATTATGTGACAACGAGGACATCGGGcgataataaaaatgcatttgcgAGTAAAGTCTTAGTTGATGTTTATTTGTGAGGACACACATTGGCTACAATGCACACAACCAAAATACCAAGTGTTTTACAATCCGACTTCAGATAGGCTGTATTAGAATTTGTTTTCTTCCTGCCTTATTGGACTGGTACACCAGATATGCCCAGGTTTATTTTTAGTCCCAATCTGTCTATGGTCTGCGTTATCTCTTGTAGGTCACACTGAACGGAATATGACATAGACAGGTTTAATATGCCCAAATATTACTATGATCAACTCTACTCTTTGTAGCTTCTGTGAATGTTCCAAACCCACACTCTCAAGTGCAGTAGGATGTGGTGGGTCAACATGATAACTTTTAAGTTCCTTCTGCCCATGCGTCTCAGTTTGATACAATCACCAATAGTACTAACTAATATCATGTACCAGCTCTTTGCTAGCTAAATACTGTAAGAGCTCAGTGGTAGGTGCTTGTGCactgctagttagctagcatgtCTTCACTTTGCCCAGGGTTCAGCAACCCAAATGAAGAGCTATTTTCTCCAACATGTCACAGTAATGCAATGTTCTCAGAGCCACAATagattttaacttttaaatacAAAGtcgaatgtttttttttttttttaatattatattaattacCCATTACCAGATTTTACACTGCTGCGAGGAGAATGGGGGTTATTTTAGAATGCCCATGCCTGTTCTGCTTGTCCAATatagaaaacagtaaaattgTAACAACTACTTCTGAACCTCCCTCTGATGACCCAGAGAAAGTACAGCATACTATAAAAGTGACATAATAGCTAACATTACTAATGCAATTCACTTACTAGCTAGCAATTGAAATGATGAAGTATTTTACACAAtactgcaaaatgacaaaacacaggtgCAAGAAGGTTAAAAACCAGCATAATCTAAACCTTGGCACAGTACAACATTGTTTTTACAATAACCTTGCAGTTTGATTATgcattgctcttttttttcatgtaccAACTAATTAAGGTAGATACTAAACTAATTAACAGACTGGTGaaagtttcatttaaattgCCCTACTGAGaagatattttcaaatatatactAATGACCCTCAGTAGCAAAAAATCAATAGGTAACACCTAGCTAATTGTATATTTGTTGAGAGAAGTCACTCTCAACAATTATAAACAATTTCAACAAACAATTTATTTGCCTGTGGCGGTTTTTCCAGGTAGCAACTCTTTCTTCACATTTTAGACAGACATGTAGCTAATCAACAGATCGTTTAAAGTTTTGTGTCACAAGTAGCCAACTGGTTCATGAAAAGATGTTGTTGGAACTAACatgtttaatatgcaaattaacTCAAAATCCATTATAGAGGACCCAGCTGATGTTATTCAGTAATGGACTTGGTATTATGAGTGGAGCCAGAATTAGTGTCATCTCCCTACTATGTATAGTTCATGAGTTATGGCAATTCAAAAatcttaaatgtttaaatacagcATCACTACCATATGAACAATTGGTCCAATACAGTTGTCCTATACATGCTGTCCAaatttcatgcatatttaatgtacCATTGCAGACTTacagtcatttcaaaaaaatagcagaataatggaaaaaaggaaaaaagtctaaaaaataaatatagctATAGCAAAATAGGGGCCAAATGTTGAACTTCAACTggttttatcttgttttttacTGTATCACATTTGACAATGTTAGCGCATAGACTTCTGTGCCAACATGTCAGATGTCAAATATAGCATGTAATCGTAAtccaaaatgcattcatttacattttgcgCATGACATTACTTGGAATGGTAAAACCTGATTGTCTGATAGCAGTCATCTTGTGACTTCTGGACTCCTCTTGAACAGAAAGATCACCAAAATTAGGAGAGGCCATGGATGATGTTTAACAAGCTTAGTGCAGATCAGCCCAGTGGTTTTTgagatgtcatttttgctgcTATGCAATATGGCAGATCCAGCTTATGTTATATCACTGGATTCTTGTTAAGAGCCAGGTATGAGTTTCAGAGATATATCCTCTCCAATTTTCCATTGGATTTGTGACTGTTTTTATGTCATATGCAAATTGATTATGTCATGGTGGCCATACCTTTCAACACTGATTCAAACTTAACTTGAACAAACTTGATAAGGACCATCCTATGGATCATGCAGACcagggccggcccaagcctttatggggctgtgacagagtgctgtcactacggttgaatAGgcacttcccgaaggggagggcagtgtgacagagtgctctcactacagttgagtatgcgctctgactgccataccaacgagcctggctctttggcgtcgcagtcaaagtcgcatgtttggtaccccgtagacccgggtcCGAGGCCAgatggggtgactgctctcacccttcgctacagggGCCcgaagcagaatttgatttgggggccccccaccACCTCGGGGCCGCCAATACTtttgactattgtcaatgcttgatcattcgcACGGACTGTAACCTAACGttagtctgactgactgtgcttgCATGATGGGCTGTAGGCAGGGCAAAAGGTCCAGAAGCATAATTAGAGCGGGTTTATTTCATAGCTGTACatctgtacttttttattttaataggctattgtgtaccaaaaatgtaggctaaacaaacatcccttctttcttaccaccaactcacttttaaggcattttgaacCATTCCTATAAAATTAGTAGGCTAGTCCCTTCTTGTgagcaaagatgtttctgttatggacatgaatgggttaaaaaagacagcatCAATTAGTAAACCATGCAATGCAGTTTTATATTTAGCGTTTGATAACAGTgagcattagctagctagctagctagctcgatAACGTTTagctgatacaaaatgatataaaatgtcatttggaagcactgctgtcccacaggtagTAAACAGACCGGTTCAACAGATATGTGAACATGGTAATGTTAATATGTATGCAACatgtaacataaaatatgtaatgttaatatttactAGGGTGACCctattttggttttcaaaaaagaggaTACTAGTTAGTAGACACTACAATGTTACTCACTGCTGGTAGGCTCTCGTTGTTCTTATTCCTCCGACTATCAGATGTGACAGGAACACAGTTGGAATAAGGAATAAGTTCTAACTAGCTGAAATAAGTCTTATTTGGCGGATCGATATGACCATAGGGCCTACAGAGAATTCGCTCAGATTTGTTGACCGTTCTGCCTAGGCTATGCTCTAACATAGCCTAATAGATGCAGTGGCAGGGGGATTTATAACGATGTCAAAACACTTTcgttcacaaaaaaatcattatcaaTGTCCAGACCTCAGAGACCTCATAGCTGGCTACAGGGGTgcttgcatcaaaatgcagttaacGTCCGTTACAGTGCGCATGCGCATGAACgtgacaccagctctgacagaggcagcaggaatTGATTAAACCAGTAGTATGTACTAATACCAGtagtattagctagccagcaatattaacataatattgcatttttgtatgattaccattgacataatatatcacaaaaaaacatttcaagctctcttgtgggacatttcaagcgctCTTGGCTCTGGTGGCCACGAGGCCCTAAGCAGGCACTTAGTTTGCTTATGCGTCATGCCGGCCCTGATGTAGACACCAGCTCTGTGGAAGTCtgattttgtgaatgtgttggaAGTAGTGGAAAAATGGGGAAGAAAATAACATATGATTGGCTGTCACAGCAACTCTTTCTAAGAGACTGCTTTGAAattttgctcctttttacagTATGGTGTGGTGTATGTGCACAACAAATGTGAAGCCAAATGAATAATCGATTCGTGAGATGTGGTCATTTGCATACTGCATGATAATATTTTGTGAGCATGTTTTTGGAGTTAAAATcagaatttaaaagaaaagttGATTTGTGGTAGGCTATATATGATGTGTATCATGTTTCACACAGACTTTTTAAGAAGTCATTTATGCTAATATACTAATACAATAATGCTAATTTACTCCTGTGGGGGGAGAGAAATGTTTCACATCTCTACTATATATGGTTCACGAATTAGGACCATTTGAGAATatgacaaagaaaataaaattgggCGAATATGGTTGTCCTTGACCATAATACTGAGTTTTCTTAGGTCCCAAGTAACTGTCCGAATTTCATGCCTTTTCAATGGACTGGATTCAAGTtatatttctttgaaaaagtgtcagaataattaaaaaaaaaaacaatccatgCAAAACCAACAAATGACAATAGGGTGCTTACACACCACAGGTACTTTTCCCCCAATTAAGcatatacaaaaatgtatttatgatattaattaaaatatagcCCATGctaaaattcaattaatttcaattgAATTCAGCATGACTATAGTTATCCCCACTATGACAAATTAAGAAGACAATGTAATATGAGAATCATCGACCCATAAAGAAGTTGCCTGTAATACTGCATTCTTACCTGCTTACTAATTGCAGTGGAGATGAATGAAGTCATACTAAGCTGAACTGAATTTTATCACGggcaaaatttcaaaattttaagtatattttaaatttcaatatATACTTTTCAAAATCAGCACATGATGAGCCATTGGACAAGACATTCCGGGAGGGTCATGtcatatgcattttcatatgcatttcCTGGAgagctttttcatttcattataataCAAATGTTATcacaacagattttttaaaagactCAGGTGGTTAACTGTATGAGTGTAGATGTGAGCTTTACTTTGGGAGAAGAAGCGGCACTTACCTGTGTGCACAAACATGTGTTTGACGTAGTTTTGTTTGGCAGTAAAGGTTTTGCTGCACAGAGTGCACTCATAGGGCTTCTTCTCACCCTGTCCCATGCTCCCACTGGTTTGCTGCTGTGCCGAGGACTGCTGGGCTGACAACTGGTTGGAGAAAggaggcatgctgggaggtGGCACTGCCACAAACTGCGGTTGCTGGCCACCCATAGACTGCGGTAGGCTGAACAGGAAGGGTTTGTTGCTGCCAGCTGACTGTGTAGCAAAGATAGTTGGCATGTAGGTGTTTCCTGCAGTACCCATGACCTGGGTGTTGCTGGTCAGAGTGAGGGGCATCCTCAAGTTGCTGGTGAGAGCGTCCGGTTGACGCAGATAGAGATGGGCACTGGGCAGTGAAGGCGATATGATGTGGTTTGCCGGGGGCTGTGGCATGCTAAGGTCACCTGTGCCCTGGGATGTACCTCTGTCATCAGCATCATTCTGCTCGGGGGAGGAATCATTGACTTCTATTTGCACTGAGGGTTCCTCCCCTTGTGTCCCCTCCCCATTCCCTTCCCGCCCAAATCCCACCAGATACTGTTGTTCCACAGAGTCAGGCTCAGTGCCAATTGATGAGCTCACACCAGAGTCAAAACTCTCCCCCTTGGGCTCACTCTCCACACCTTCAGCATGATCAGTGTCCTCTGTGCACTCCTCTAACTCATTGCGTTCTTGGCCATAGCAGCCATAGTCATCTTCTGCTTCCTGCTTTATTTGCATACCACTTGTCTGAAGGCGCACTGGCCGTGGCTGTTTACGACAATGGGTCGTCTCTGGGGTTGCAAGAAAATGCTCCAACTGCTGTGTCCTTTCATGAATGCGGGTGATCCATGTGGGGTCTTGACCATGCTGGTCTTTTTGCACAGACAGGGCTGAGTCATAGCTGCCTACAATGGTCCCTCCATAGTAGGAGCGTTCCCTGGTGCCATTCTGCAATGAAAGACTAGAGCAGGAGTAAAGTGAAGTATACACACGCTCCAAGCTCTGCTGGGAGGAAGCCTGCATATAGCCAGATTCTGCATCACTGCTGGGACCAGAGGTCCCTGACTCTGGTGTTCCTCTAGGTGTCTCTTGTCCAGAGTCCCCCGGAATAAATGGCAAGCCACTGGCCCCACCCAAGCCCACATTCTGTGAGACAATACGGGTGCACTCATCAATTACGGTCTTGATCTGTAGAATGCTTGCAGCTGTAAGAATTTGCAGAGCTTCAGACTGGGAGACTCGTAGCACTCCGCTGTACATGAAGTCAATCAGCTTCTGAATGGACTGTACAGAGACCACTGAGGGAATCTCAATGTCACTGTAACCAAGAAGGAGCTTGTCCTGGAAAAAAGGGCTCCCGGCAGCCAGCACACAGCGGTGGGCTCGCAACATGCTCCCATGGATCCGAACAGTCACGTCACAGAAGTGCCCACGGTTGCGCTGCTCATTGAGGGTTTCAAGTACAGAATTGCTGAAGTTGTGAAGGTTGATGTTGTGAATGCGCTCGGTCATCCCCTTGCAACTGATGTAACCTGCTACATAAAACAGaccacaaagaaacaaaaccagacattcataaatataaatgaaaccAATTTACACAAGttacacatgcaaaaaatacatttaaaaatgatttttgaaaaatttcacTCCTGTTTCCAGTTGAATCATGGAACTGAAACTTTCCCCTTTAGAATGACTAATGACCTATCATTGATTTCAAATGGATTGTATATTTTGGACCTTAGTGGCACATTCAATGTGGTTAATTAACTACTTGTTTGCACAAGATCATTATTCTTCCTATTACATGATGCTGACACTTTTTATCCACTTTCATATACCTCCATTAATTCCTCTAGCTTTCAGTAGGATCATAAGTTGCTCATGTGGTATTTCGTTGAAAGCTTAATAAAAGTCCAAATATGCAGAGCCTTAATTTCGTACCAGCACAAGTGAGAGCTATTATAAAGTCCTTGAGAGTTGCTAAATtcctgctgtgaaaaaaaagttatgtgaGAA comes from Megalops cyprinoides isolate fMegCyp1 chromosome 3, fMegCyp1.pri, whole genome shotgun sequence and encodes:
- the zbtb20 gene encoding zinc finger and BTB domain-containing protein 20 isoform X2, translating into MTERIHNINLHNFSNSVLETLNEQRNRGHFCDVTVRIHGSMLRAHRCVLAAGSPFFQDKLLLGYSDIEIPSVVSVQSIQKLIDFMYSGVLRVSQSEALQILTAASILQIKTVIDECTRIVSQNVGLGGASGLPFIPGDSGQETPRGTPESGTSGPSSDAESGYMQASSQQSLERVYTSLYSCSSLSLQNGTRERSYYGGTIVGSYDSALSVQKDQHGQDPTWITRIHERTQQLEHFLATPETTHCRKQPRPVRLQTSGMQIKQEAEDDYGCYGQERNELEECTEDTDHAEGVESEPKGESFDSGVSSSIGTEPDSVEQQYLVGFGREGNGEGTQGEEPSVQIEVNDSSPEQNDADDRGTSQGTGDLSMPQPPANHIISPSLPSAHLYLRQPDALTSNLRMPLTLTSNTQVMGTAGNTYMPTIFATQSAGSNKPFLFSLPQSMGGQQPQFVAVPPPSMPPFSNQLSAQQSSAQQQTSGSMGQGEKKPYECTLCSKTFTAKQNYVKHMFVHTGVDWLASFMRRHHLSCQSPEATSLGRATAFNKHTVDFISHQT
- the zbtb20 gene encoding zinc finger and BTB domain-containing protein 20 isoform X1 — encoded protein: MTERIHNINLHNFSNSVLETLNEQRNRGHFCDVTVRIHGSMLRAHRCVLAAGSPFFQDKLLLGYSDIEIPSVVSVQSIQKLIDFMYSGVLRVSQSEALQILTAASILQIKTVIDECTRIVSQNVGLGGASGLPFIPGDSGQETPRGTPESGTSGPSSDAESGYMQASSQQSLERVYTSLYSCSSLSLQNGTRERSYYGGTIVGSYDSALSVQKDQHGQDPTWITRIHERTQQLEHFLATPETTHCRKQPRPVRLQTSGMQIKQEAEDDYGCYGQERNELEECTEDTDHAEGVESEPKGESFDSGVSSSIGTEPDSVEQQYLVGFGREGNGEGTQGEEPSVQIEVNDSSPEQNDADDRGTSQGTGDLSMPQPPANHIISPSLPSAHLYLRQPDALTSNLRMPLTLTSNTQVMGTAGNTYMPTIFATQSAGSNKPFLFSLPQSMGGQQPQFVAVPPPSMPPFSNQLSAQQSSAQQQTSGSMGQGEKKPYECTLCSKTFTAKQNYVKHMFVHTGEKPHQCSICWRSFSLKDYLIKHMVTHTGVRAYQCSICNKRFTQKSSLNVHMRLHRGEKSYECYVCKKKFSHKTLLERHMALHSTGGSGVTVVTGGGAGGPVSIPVPMAVPEPGAGTVALAMPVSGGAGGGAGIGTGVGVAAEASCQEGTTYVCSVCPAKFDQIQHFNDHMRMHVSDG